A stretch of the Ochrobactrum sp. BTU1 genome encodes the following:
- a CDS encoding ATP-binding cassette domain-containing protein: protein MASRDSQIRMNPELNAQEGAGEGAKEGRKRRSLKPLRRMLPFLSRYKPLVIGALFSLVLAAVTTLAVPVAVRRMIDHGFTGANAVFVNNYFGMLVALALVLALASGLRYFFVISLGERVVADLRNAVFSHVTSLSPEFFDRSQSGEIVSRLSVDTTQIKSVVGATASVALRNMILGIGALIMMVVTSPKLSALVIAAIPLIVIPLIAFGRSVRRRSRMTQDMLAHANAYASEQIGAMRTLQAFTNENMVVGRFANAVEKAYQAARSSIKARAILTGFAIFLIFSSVVAVLWFGSRDVLSGTMTAGTLGQFVLYAVFAASAFGALSEVGGELAQAAGATERLAEILDENPGISAPVNPIALPQPPRGEISFDQVHFSYPTRPDAPSLNGVSFTVKPGETVAIVGPSGAGKSTIFSLVMRYYDPQSGRVLMDGVALPEADPAKVRERIAVVPQDVAIFATSIRENIGFGKPGASDAEIEAAARAALAHDFIMALDKGYNTEVGERGVTLSGGQRQRIAIARAILRAAPVLLLDEATSALDAESEMLVQKALDSLMDNRTTLVVAHRLATVLKADRILVLDKGQIVEEGTHQTLVEKGGIYARLAKLQFEAGAGVFGK from the coding sequence ATGGCCAGCAGAGACAGTCAAATTCGCATGAATCCAGAATTGAATGCCCAAGAGGGAGCTGGGGAGGGTGCTAAGGAAGGGCGTAAGCGCCGTTCATTGAAGCCACTGAGGCGGATGCTTCCTTTCCTCTCGCGCTACAAGCCTCTGGTTATTGGAGCGCTTTTCTCACTGGTTCTTGCTGCTGTCACGACTCTTGCTGTCCCGGTTGCTGTACGCCGTATGATCGATCATGGCTTCACCGGTGCCAATGCGGTCTTCGTCAATAATTATTTCGGTATGCTGGTGGCGCTGGCGCTGGTTCTGGCGCTCGCATCGGGCCTGCGCTATTTCTTCGTCATATCACTGGGCGAGCGCGTGGTGGCAGATCTGCGCAATGCTGTCTTCTCCCATGTGACCAGCCTGTCGCCGGAATTCTTCGATCGGTCGCAGTCGGGCGAGATCGTCTCGCGTCTTTCGGTCGATACCACGCAGATCAAGTCGGTTGTAGGGGCTACGGCCTCTGTAGCGCTGCGCAATATGATTCTGGGTATTGGCGCGCTCATCATGATGGTTGTCACCAGCCCCAAGCTTTCCGCACTTGTGATTGCGGCTATTCCGCTGATCGTGATTCCGTTGATCGCTTTTGGTCGTTCTGTGCGTCGTCGCTCACGCATGACGCAGGATATGCTGGCACATGCCAATGCCTATGCCAGTGAGCAGATCGGGGCGATGCGCACGCTGCAGGCCTTCACCAACGAGAATATGGTGGTAGGGCGCTTTGCAAATGCTGTCGAGAAGGCCTACCAAGCGGCACGCTCATCGATCAAAGCACGCGCCATTCTGACAGGCTTTGCGATTTTCCTGATCTTCTCCAGCGTGGTTGCTGTCCTCTGGTTCGGCTCGCGTGATGTGCTTTCTGGCACAATGACAGCAGGAACGCTGGGCCAGTTCGTCCTTTATGCAGTCTTTGCCGCCAGTGCTTTTGGCGCGCTTTCTGAAGTGGGCGGTGAACTTGCGCAGGCCGCGGGTGCCACTGAACGGCTTGCAGAAATTCTCGATGAAAATCCGGGCATTTCCGCCCCTGTAAATCCCATTGCCTTGCCACAACCGCCGCGTGGCGAGATCAGCTTCGATCAGGTGCATTTCTCCTATCCAACGCGTCCGGACGCGCCGTCGCTGAATGGTGTCAGCTTCACTGTAAAGCCCGGTGAGACGGTGGCTATTGTCGGCCCATCCGGTGCCGGCAAAAGCACGATCTTCTCGCTGGTGATGCGCTATTACGATCCGCAATCCGGCCGTGTGCTGATGGATGGTGTGGCCTTGCCTGAAGCCGATCCTGCCAAGGTGCGTGAACGCATTGCAGTGGTGCCGCAGGATGTCGCGATCTTTGCCACCAGCATTCGCGAGAATATCGGCTTCGGTAAACCCGGTGCAAGCGATGCTGAAATCGAGGCCGCAGCAAGGGCAGCACTCGCGCATGACTTCATTATGGCGCTGGACAAGGGCTATAACACCGAAGTCGGCGAACGCGGCGTTACGCTTTCAGGCGGTCAGCGCCAGCGCATTGCCATTGCGCGTGCGATCCTGCGTGCGGCACCCGTTCTGCTGCTGGATGAAGCCACCTCGGCGCTTGATGCAGAAAGTGAAATGCTGGTGCAGAAGGCGCTTGATAGCCTCATGGATAATCGCACGACGCTCGTTGTGGCGCATCGCTTGGCAACGGTTCTGAAAGCCGACCGCATTCTGGTTCTCGACAAAGGCCAGATTGTTGAAGAGGGTACGCATCAGACGCTGGTTGAGAAGGGCGGCATTTATGCCCGCCTCGCCAAGCTGCAATTTGAAGCAGGCGCAGGCGTTTTCGGTAAATAA
- the rpmE gene encoding 50S ribosomal protein L31 — MKASIHPDYHTIKVVMTDGTEYMTRSTWGKEGDTMNLDIDPTTHPAWTGGSQTLLDRGGRVTKFKNRFGNLGI; from the coding sequence ATGAAAGCCAGCATCCATCCCGACTACCACACCATCAAGGTCGTGATGACCGATGGCACTGAATACATGACCCGCTCGACCTGGGGCAAGGAAGGCGATACGATGAACCTCGATATCGATCCTACCACGCACCCAGCTTGGACCGGTGGTTCGCAGACCCTGCTCGATCGCGGCGGTCGCGTAACGAAGTTCAAGAACCGTTTCGGCAATCTCGGTATCTAA
- a CDS encoding ATP-binding protein — MERAMSGILIAGSSHVGKSTFAARLTKALGWSLISTDSLARHPGRPWPTVRPAVAEFYSSLSPETIHWFLKVHHENIWPLIREKIEGHIHDGRQFICEGSALRPEYLTTLNTASTECVCLYADDDFLLSRMRNEAGYDHVDSSLRYIIDKFIERSLRDNSELKASALSNHIRLVNAADMVEVNQSYEQLLQQASNNSEK, encoded by the coding sequence ATGGAGCGAGCAATGTCTGGCATATTGATCGCCGGGAGTTCGCATGTCGGGAAATCCACATTCGCCGCGCGACTGACAAAAGCCCTCGGGTGGAGCCTGATTTCAACGGATAGTCTTGCCCGGCACCCCGGGCGCCCCTGGCCTACCGTCCGCCCCGCCGTCGCCGAGTTTTATTCAAGCCTTTCACCTGAAACCATTCATTGGTTTCTAAAGGTGCATCATGAAAACATATGGCCTCTCATTCGAGAGAAAATCGAGGGGCACATCCATGATGGGCGACAATTCATCTGCGAAGGATCAGCCTTGCGTCCAGAATATCTGACGACATTGAACACCGCTTCAACCGAATGCGTCTGCCTTTATGCCGACGATGATTTTTTGCTCAGCAGAATGCGCAACGAGGCAGGTTACGATCACGTTGATAGCAGCCTTCGGTACATCATCGATAAGTTTATCGAGCGCTCTCTCCGGGACAATTCAGAACTGAAGGCATCTGCGCTAAGCAATCACATAAGACTGGTGAATGCGGCAGATATGGTTGAAGTGAACCAGTCCTACGAGCAGTTATTGCAACAGGCATCCAATAACTCCGAGAAATAA
- a CDS encoding YebC/PmpR family DNA-binding transcriptional regulator, whose translation MAGHSQFKNIMHRKGRQDAVRSKMFSKLGREITVAAKQGLPDPLMNPRLRLAIQNAKAQSMPKDNIERAIKKAAGNDGENYDEVRYEGRGPGGVMVIVEALTDNRNRTASNVRAAFTKSGGALGETGSAAFMFDRVGEIVYKISVGDADKVMEAAIEAGADDVQSGEEEHVILCAFEDIGEVSKALETALGEAESIKTIWKPQTNTELDEEKARSVLKLLNVLEDDDDVQNVYSNFEVSDEVMEKLSA comes from the coding sequence ATGGCTGGCCATTCACAGTTTAAGAATATCATGCACCGCAAAGGCCGTCAGGATGCCGTGCGGTCGAAAATGTTTTCCAAGCTTGGTCGAGAAATCACCGTGGCTGCAAAGCAGGGTCTGCCTGACCCGTTGATGAACCCGCGCCTGCGTCTGGCCATCCAGAACGCCAAGGCGCAGTCGATGCCGAAAGATAACATCGAGCGCGCCATCAAGAAGGCTGCTGGCAACGACGGTGAAAACTATGATGAAGTGCGCTACGAGGGCCGCGGCCCGGGCGGCGTGATGGTCATCGTTGAAGCGCTGACCGATAACCGCAACCGTACAGCATCCAATGTGCGTGCAGCTTTCACCAAGTCGGGTGGCGCTCTGGGTGAAACCGGTTCTGCAGCCTTCATGTTCGATCGCGTTGGCGAAATCGTTTACAAGATTTCTGTTGGCGATGCCGACAAGGTCATGGAAGCGGCTATTGAAGCTGGTGCCGACGACGTCCAGTCGGGCGAAGAAGAGCATGTGATCCTCTGCGCCTTTGAAGACATTGGTGAAGTATCGAAGGCGTTGGAAACGGCGCTCGGTGAAGCCGAATCGATCAAGACGATCTGGAAGCCACAGACCAACACGGAACTCGATGAAGAAAAGGCACGCTCCGTGCTCAAGCTTCTCAATGTTCTTGAAGACGATGATGACGTTCAGAACGTCTATTCGAACTTCGAAGTCAGCGACGAAGTGATGGAAAAGCTGAGCGCCTAA
- a CDS encoding GntR family transcriptional regulator, translated as MNQRSNDTPGETIAARISRILADRIIAGEIEPGIKLRQDHIAEEFETSHVPVREAFRRLEAQGLVVSEPRRGVRVASFDISEIREVAEMRAALEVLALRHAAPHISRATLDAAEQATLEGDKSRDVRSWEDANRRFHRLILEPCNMPRLLAAIDDLHAASARFLFATWRSEWETRTDHDHRAILTALRQDDIETATTILARHVQWIGHRPVKTASGKTRDSFAIVG; from the coding sequence ATGAATCAGCGCTCAAATGACACTCCCGGCGAAACCATTGCCGCCCGCATCAGCCGTATTCTCGCCGACCGTATTATTGCGGGCGAGATCGAGCCGGGCATCAAACTCCGTCAGGATCATATCGCCGAAGAGTTCGAAACAAGCCATGTGCCCGTGCGCGAAGCCTTTCGCCGATTGGAAGCGCAAGGACTTGTGGTTTCCGAACCCCGTCGTGGCGTGCGCGTTGCGTCCTTCGATATCAGCGAAATCCGCGAAGTGGCGGAAATGCGCGCAGCACTTGAAGTGCTGGCCCTGCGTCATGCAGCGCCCCATATCAGCCGCGCCACGCTGGACGCTGCCGAACAGGCAACCCTCGAAGGCGACAAGTCACGCGATGTGCGAAGCTGGGAAGACGCCAATCGTCGCTTTCATCGATTGATTCTGGAGCCATGCAACATGCCGCGCCTGCTGGCGGCTATTGATGATCTTCATGCAGCAAGCGCGCGCTTTCTGTTTGCCACCTGGCGTTCGGAATGGGAAACCCGTACCGATCACGATCACCGCGCGATTCTGACCGCACTCCGTCAGGACGACATTGAGACGGCGACCACCATCCTTGCGCGCCATGTGCAGTGGATCGGCCATCGCCCCGTCAAAACCGCATCAGGCAAGACCCGCGATTCTTTCGCCATCGTCGGCTAA
- a CDS encoding biotin transporter BioY: protein MAYITQKRVSFSPLDLESRSPALRIAAVAFGTLVLAISSQIAVPMIPVPITLQTLVVPLIGALYGWRLGFITVLAWLGEAIIGLPVLAGGAGGIQHFAGPTAGYLVSFPIIAALTGYLAERGWNGKNLVLAFVSFGVANLLCLALGAIWLSALIGVEKAVTFGVTPFLIGALIKSALGAAILKAAAR from the coding sequence ATGGCTTACATCACCCAGAAGCGTGTATCTTTCAGCCCACTTGATCTCGAATCCCGCTCACCAGCCCTACGCATTGCTGCGGTAGCCTTCGGTACTCTGGTATTGGCAATCTCATCGCAGATTGCAGTCCCTATGATACCGGTTCCGATCACACTTCAGACACTCGTTGTGCCGCTGATCGGCGCACTCTATGGCTGGCGACTTGGCTTCATCACCGTGCTTGCCTGGCTAGGCGAAGCCATAATTGGCCTGCCGGTTCTCGCTGGCGGCGCAGGTGGGATCCAGCATTTTGCCGGACCAACCGCTGGATATCTCGTCTCGTTTCCAATTATCGCAGCACTCACCGGCTATCTCGCGGAACGCGGCTGGAACGGCAAAAACCTGGTGCTTGCTTTTGTATCGTTCGGCGTAGCCAACCTGCTTTGCCTCGCCCTTGGTGCAATTTGGCTTTCAGCGCTGATCGGCGTTGAAAAAGCAGTAACCTTCGGTGTGACACCATTCCTCATCGGCGCTCTGATCAAGTCGGCACTCGGCGCTGCAATTCTCAAAGCAGCAGCGCGATAA
- a CDS encoding DUF1284 domain-containing protein, protein MTVRLRGHHLLCMLTYIGKGYSPAFVENYDAIAGHLSNGEDIEIVDGPDDICQPLLCESDCHCFNATSVAVRDRLAMEAISRLFDLVISAGSRLSLDAMQLGRMRAAFADGSIRKACKSCEWSELCTRIAVKDDYAGVQINL, encoded by the coding sequence ATGACAGTTCGCCTGCGCGGTCATCATCTTCTTTGTATGCTGACCTATATCGGCAAGGGCTACAGCCCGGCTTTCGTGGAAAATTACGACGCGATTGCCGGGCATTTGTCGAATGGTGAAGACATCGAGATCGTCGATGGTCCAGACGACATCTGCCAGCCGCTGCTCTGTGAAAGTGATTGCCACTGTTTTAATGCAACAAGCGTAGCTGTTCGGGACAGATTGGCTATGGAAGCCATATCGAGGCTGTTTGACCTGGTGATCTCGGCTGGATCACGATTGTCGCTCGATGCCATGCAGCTTGGCCGGATGCGGGCCGCTTTTGCCGATGGCAGCATCCGCAAAGCGTGCAAATCTTGCGAATGGTCAGAGCTTTGCACCCGCATCGCCGTCAAAGACGATTATGCGGGCGTTCAGATAAATTTATAA
- a CDS encoding TIGR00282 family metallophosphoesterase, with protein sequence MRLLFLGDMVGRSGRTAVYEKLPGLISDLKLDFVIVNGENAAGGFGITEEIFHDTIRAGADVVTTGNHVWDQREALDFSKREDRFLRPANFPKGTAGKGEGLYIAKNGARVLVSNVMGRVFMHPDLDDPFIAAEKILEACPLGEQADAVFFDFHAEATSEKQCFGHFVDGRASAVVGTHTHVPTADCQILRNGTAYMSDAGMCGDYDSSLGMDKEEPLNRFLSKVPKGRFEAASGPATICGVGIEISDRTGLAEKAAPLRIGARLEETIPAFWR encoded by the coding sequence ATGAGATTACTTTTTCTTGGTGACATGGTGGGCCGGTCGGGGCGCACGGCGGTTTATGAAAAGCTGCCGGGGCTGATTTCTGATTTGAAGCTGGATTTCGTGATCGTCAACGGCGAGAACGCCGCTGGCGGCTTTGGTATTACCGAAGAGATTTTTCACGACACAATCCGCGCGGGCGCGGATGTGGTGACAACCGGCAATCACGTATGGGATCAACGCGAGGCGCTGGATTTCTCCAAGCGCGAAGACCGTTTCCTGCGTCCTGCAAATTTTCCGAAAGGAACGGCAGGCAAGGGCGAGGGGCTTTACATCGCCAAGAATGGTGCCCGCGTGCTGGTATCCAATGTGATGGGCCGCGTGTTCATGCACCCGGATCTGGATGACCCGTTCATTGCGGCCGAGAAAATTCTCGAAGCTTGCCCGCTTGGCGAGCAGGCAGATGCCGTGTTCTTCGATTTCCATGCGGAAGCTACCAGCGAAAAGCAGTGCTTTGGCCATTTTGTCGATGGTCGCGCCAGTGCTGTCGTGGGAACGCATACGCATGTGCCGACCGCCGATTGCCAGATTTTGCGCAATGGCACAGCCTATATGTCGGATGCCGGCATGTGCGGCGACTATGATTCTTCGCTTGGCATGGACAAGGAAGAGCCTTTGAACCGCTTCCTGTCGAAAGTGCCAAAGGGTCGCTTTGAGGCTGCCAGTGGTCCGGCAACCATTTGTGGCGTGGGGATCGAGATTTCTGATCGTACCGGCCTTGCTGAAAAGGCTGCGCCTTTGCGCATTGGCGCACGGCTGGAAGAAACTATCCCTGCATTCTGGCGATAG
- a CDS encoding 5-formyltetrahydrofolate cyclo-ligase produces the protein MNDNGQPRGDDKQALRREVLSRRDALDPRFRFEASLAAAKKAETAILIPKETMVAGYWPIRSEIDPRPLLSAMRDKGARLCLPVVLDKETIAFREFLPDAELVQTGFGTMGPDKTAPLVDPAILFMPLAGFDKRGHRLGYGAGHYDRALARFAGRGLEPLLIGMAFDCQEVPHVPNEPHDIALHQILTETGLHLFDQG, from the coding sequence ATGAATGACAATGGACAGCCGCGAGGCGATGACAAGCAGGCATTGAGGCGAGAGGTGCTTTCGCGTCGCGATGCACTTGATCCGCGCTTTCGGTTTGAGGCGTCATTGGCTGCAGCAAAAAAGGCTGAAACCGCGATATTGATTCCCAAGGAAACGATGGTCGCAGGCTATTGGCCGATCCGCTCGGAGATTGATCCACGTCCGCTTCTGTCAGCCATGCGCGACAAGGGTGCGCGTCTATGCCTGCCGGTGGTTCTCGATAAGGAAACAATCGCATTTCGTGAATTTCTGCCGGATGCGGAACTGGTTCAGACGGGTTTCGGCACTATGGGGCCGGACAAGACCGCACCGCTGGTTGATCCTGCCATCCTGTTTATGCCGCTTGCCGGTTTCGACAAGCGCGGTCATCGTCTGGGTTATGGTGCCGGTCATTATGATCGGGCGCTGGCGCGCTTTGCCGGGCGCGGTCTGGAGCCGCTGTTGATCGGCATGGCATTTGATTGTCAGGAAGTGCCACATGTGCCCAATGAGCCGCACGACATTGCTCTTCACCAGATACTGACCGAGACCGGCTTGCACTTATTCGATCAGGGCTGA
- a CDS encoding SRPBCC family protein, whose protein sequence is MTSSPPNSPGFSERLRVAVPVAVAYGLTLYVLIWVNSAREWMPFIAGLMLLPMAISSLASSLSDPRAEKGLWRHVRMSWMIIGGLIVVSMALFREGGICVIMAAPFFGVFSAVGSWLTLSLIRRFRTPRSTMLVIALPLMFYPFEPLLQYEPHEGAVTTVIDIAASPEVVWQQTAEIRHVLPDELSWTFSHGIVGVPQPVDARLEGEGVGAVRQLEWTRGVKFQEIVTRWEENRLLAWDFRFGTDSIPAAVEAHINVDSSYLKLTNGDYHLEALPNGHTRLTLTTRYRIATPINFYCDLWGKVFLNDFHGVVLKVIRDRSQRIAAAS, encoded by the coding sequence ATGACATCCTCTCCCCCGAATTCTCCTGGCTTTTCCGAACGTTTACGTGTCGCAGTTCCAGTGGCTGTGGCTTACGGGCTTACGCTCTATGTCCTTATCTGGGTGAACTCGGCGCGGGAATGGATGCCGTTTATCGCGGGGCTTATGCTTTTGCCTATGGCGATATCGAGCCTTGCTTCGAGCCTAAGCGACCCGCGCGCCGAAAAGGGGCTCTGGCGCCATGTGAGAATGAGCTGGATGATTATCGGCGGTCTCATTGTTGTGAGCATGGCTTTGTTCCGGGAGGGCGGCATCTGCGTGATCATGGCTGCGCCGTTTTTCGGCGTTTTCTCCGCAGTGGGCTCCTGGCTGACGCTTTCGCTGATCCGCCGCTTCCGCACGCCACGCTCCACAATGCTGGTGATCGCACTGCCATTGATGTTTTATCCGTTTGAACCGCTGCTGCAATATGAGCCGCATGAAGGAGCGGTTACGACCGTTATTGATATTGCAGCCTCGCCTGAAGTCGTCTGGCAGCAGACCGCAGAAATCCGCCATGTTCTTCCGGATGAACTGTCATGGACATTCAGTCACGGGATTGTCGGTGTGCCACAGCCTGTCGATGCACGCCTTGAGGGCGAGGGTGTCGGCGCTGTACGCCAGCTTGAATGGACACGCGGCGTCAAATTTCAGGAGATTGTGACACGCTGGGAAGAAAACCGGCTGCTGGCCTGGGATTTTCGGTTTGGCACCGATTCCATCCCCGCGGCCGTCGAAGCCCATATCAATGTGGACAGCTCTTACCTGAAGCTCACGAATGGTGATTATCACCTCGAAGCGCTGCCAAATGGTCATACACGTCTCACGCTCACCACACGCTACCGGATTGCAACGCCGATCAATTTCTACTGCGATCTGTGGGGCAAGGTTTTCCTGAATGATTTCCATGGCGTTGTGCTGAAAGTCATTCGTGATCGTTCGCAACGGATTGCAGCTGCTTCTTGA